In Aspergillus fumigatus Af293 chromosome 4, whole genome shotgun sequence, one genomic interval encodes:
- the fbp1 gene encoding fructose 1,6-bisphosphate 1-phosphatase — translation MSSSGNNGAVGQENINPDIITLTRFLTEEQVKVPEATGDFTLLCHALQFSFKSIAYYIRRASLINLTGLAGSSNTTGDDQKKLDVIGNDIFVSAMRGSGKCRILVSEEEEQAIVFDEHPNARYAVVCDPIDGSSNLDAGVSVGTIFGIFKLPDELVGPNKKVTANDILRAGTEMVAAGFTMYGASAQLVITMRNGGVNGFTLENSLGEFILTHPNMKLPAKRAIYSVNEGNSMYWDDWVNEYFHSLKYPGEGQKPYSARYIGSMVADAYRTLLYGGVFAYPADKKSTKGKLRILYECAPMAMLFENAGGLAINSRAERLLEVVPEHIHDRSGVFLGSKDEVQKIIDTYNKHKK, via the exons ATGTCTTCAAGCGGCAATAACGGCGCTGTGGGCCAGGAGAACATCAACCCAGATATCATTACCCTCACTCGGTTCCTCACTGAAGAGCAAGTCAAGGTACCGGAAGCCACTGGTGACTTCAC ATTGCTCTGCCATGCTCTTCAGTTCTCATTCAAGTCCATTGCCTACTACATCCGTCGTGCGTCGTTGATCAACCTGACCGGTCTGGCGGGCTCGTCAAACACAACCGGCGAtgaccagaagaagctggatgTAATCGGAAATGACATCTTTGTTTCCGCCATGAGAGGCTCCGGCAAGTGCCGCATACTCGTctccgaggaggaggaacaggcgaTCGTATTTGATGAGCACCCCAACGCCCGATACGCCGTCGTCTGTGATCCCATCGACGGCTCGTCCAATCTTGACGCTGGCGTCTCGGTTGGCACCATCTTCGGCATCTTCAAGCTTCCCGACGAGTTGGTCGGCCCCAACAAGAAGGTCACGGCCAATGACATCCTGCGCGCCGGTACCGAGATGGTCGCCGCCGGTTTCACCATGTATGGCGCATCCGCGCAGCTCGTCATCACCATGCGCAACGGCGGAGTCAACGGCTTCACCTTGGAAAACTCCCTGGGCGAGTTCATCCTGACCCACCCCAACATGAAGCTCCCCGCCAAACGCGCCATCTACTCTGTCAATGAGGGTAATAGCATGTACTGGGACGACTGGGTCAACGAGTACTTCCACTCGCTCAAGTACCCGGGCGAGGGCCAGAAGCCCTACAGCGCCCGGTACATTGGCAGCATGGTCGCTGACGCCTACCGCACCTTGCTGTATGGCGGTGTCTTTGCCTACCCCGCTGACAAGAAGAGTACCAAGGGCAAGCTGCGAATCCTGTACGAGTGCGCGCCTATGGCCATGCTCTTCGAGAATGCCGGCGGTCTGGCCATCAACTCCCGCGCCGAGCGTCTTCTCGAGGTCGTCCCCGAGCACATCCACGACCGCAGCGGCGTGTTTCTTGGCTCGAAGGATGAAGTGCAAAAGATCATCGACACCTACAACAAACACAAGAAATGA